From the Osmerus eperlanus chromosome 19, fOsmEpe2.1, whole genome shotgun sequence genome, one window contains:
- the znhit3 gene encoding zinc finger HIT domain-containing protein 3 isoform X2 produces the protein MQICNVCSDKTPKYRCPACKIRYCSLVCYKKHKDTCLPSKPPVQEPTPDLQRSSNNEQPWTVEDLLADDEKTDKVPLERLKLLGKSEELKDLLRNPHLRQLIQEIDAADSKGDAMKAAMQEPLFVEFSDQCLKVVENNEYNEI, from the exons ATGCAAATCTGCAACGTGTGCAGTGACAAGACGCCTAAATATCGATGTCCAGCTTGTAAAATCCGATA CTGTTCGCTCGTTTGttacaaaaaacacaaag ATACCTGCCTGCCTTCGAAACCTCCAGTGCAGGAACCAACTCCAGATCTGCAGAGAAGTTCTAACAACG AGCAACCATGGACAGTTGAAGATCTCCTCGCCGACGATGAGAAAACAGATAAAGTACCACTCGAAAGGCTTAAATTATTAG GTAAATCAGAAGAGCTCAAGGATCTTCTTCGCAACCCCCACCTCCGTCAGCTGATTCAGGAAATTGATGCCGCTGACAGCAAAGGAGATGCCATGAAAGCTGCTATGCAGGAACCTCTGTTTGTGGAGTTTTCAGATCAGTGCTTGAAAGTTGTTGAAAATAATGAGTATAATGAGATATAG
- the znhit3 gene encoding zinc finger HIT domain-containing protein 3 isoform X1, with protein MQICNVCSDKTPKYRCPACKIRYCSLVCYKKHKDTCLPSKPPVQEPTPDLQRSSNNAEQPWTVEDLLADDEKTDKVPLERLKLLGKSEELKDLLRNPHLRQLIQEIDAADSKGDAMKAAMQEPLFVEFSDQCLKVVENNEYNEI; from the exons ATGCAAATCTGCAACGTGTGCAGTGACAAGACGCCTAAATATCGATGTCCAGCTTGTAAAATCCGATA CTGTTCGCTCGTTTGttacaaaaaacacaaag ATACCTGCCTGCCTTCGAAACCTCCAGTGCAGGAACCAACTCCAGATCTGCAGAGAAGTTCTAACAACG CAGAGCAACCATGGACAGTTGAAGATCTCCTCGCCGACGATGAGAAAACAGATAAAGTACCACTCGAAAGGCTTAAATTATTAG GTAAATCAGAAGAGCTCAAGGATCTTCTTCGCAACCCCCACCTCCGTCAGCTGATTCAGGAAATTGATGCCGCTGACAGCAAAGGAGATGCCATGAAAGCTGCTATGCAGGAACCTCTGTTTGTGGAGTTTTCAGATCAGTGCTTGAAAGTTGTTGAAAATAATGAGTATAATGAGATATAG
- the ap2b1 gene encoding AP-2 complex subunit beta isoform X2: MTDSKYFTTNKKGEIFELKAELNNEKKEKRKEAVKKVIAAMTVGKDVSSLFPDVVNCMQTDNLELKKLVYLYLMNYAKSQPDMAIMAVNSFVKDCEDPNPLIRALAVRTMGCIRVDKITEYLCEPLRKCLKDEDPYVRKTAAVCVAKLHDINAQMVEDQGFLDSLRDLIADSNPMVVANAVAALSEISESHPNSNLLDLNPQNINKLLTALNECTEWGQIFILDCLSNYNPKDEREAQSICERVTPRLSHANSAVVLSAVKVLMKFLELLPKDSDYYNTLLKKLSPPLVTLLSGEPEVQYVALRNINLIVQKRPEILKQEIKVFFVKYNDPIYVKLEKLDIMIRLASQANIAQVLAELKEYATEVDVDFVRKAVRAIGRCAIKVEQSAERCVSTLLDLIQTKVNYVVQEAIVVIRDIFRKYPNKYESIIATLCENLDSLDEPDARAAMIWIVGEYAERIDNADELLESFLEGFHDESTQVQLTLLTAIVKLFLKKPSETQELVQQVLSLATQDSDNPDLRDRGYIYWRLLSTDPVTAKEVVLSEKPLISEETDLIEPTLLDELICHIGSLASVYHKPPNAFVEGSHGIHRKHLPIQHGSIDTGESPVSAGPAAPQDQTQVIPSQGDLLGDLLNLDLGPPVNVPQVSSMQMGAVDLLGGGLDSLVGQNFIPSSVPNTFAPSPTPAPAALSSGLSDLFELSTGMANTTGGFVSPKAVWLPAVKAKGLEISGTFSRRQGHMYMDMTFTNKALQHMSDFAIQFNKNSFGVIPTTPLAIHTPLMPSQNIEVSLPLNTIGPVMKMDPLNNLQVAVKNNIDVFYFSGLIPLNIFFVEDGKMERQVFLATWKDIPNENELQYQIKECHLNADTVSGKLQNNNIYTIAKRNVEGQDMLYQSLKLTNGIWILAELRIQPGNPNYTLSLKCRAPEVSQHVYQVYDAVLKN, translated from the exons ATGACTGACTCAAAATATTTTACAACTAACAAAAAAG GGGAGATCTTTGAGCTGAAAGCTGAGCTGAACaatgagaagaaagagaagaggaaggaggccgTGAAGAAGGTCATTGCTGCCATGACTGTGGGCAAAGACGTCAG ctccctgTTCCCAGACGTGGTGAActgcatgcagacagacaaccTGGAGCTGAAAAAGCTGGTCTACCTGTACCTGATGAACTACGCTAAGAGCCAGCCAGACATGGCCATCATGGCTGTCAACAGCTTTGTAAAG GACTGCGAGGACCCCAACCCTCTGATCCGAGCCCTGGCCGTACGCACCATGGGCTGCATCCGCGTGGACAAGATCACCGAGTACCTGTGCGAGCCGCTGAGGAAGTGCCTGAAGGACGAGGACCCCTACGTGAGGAAGACGGCGGCCGTGTGCGTGGCCAAGCTCCACGACATCAACGCCCAGATGGTGGAGGACCAGGGCTTCCTGGACTCCCTCAGGGACCTCATTGCCGACTCCAACCCCATG GTGGTGGCCAACGCTGTCGCAGCTCTCTCTGAGATCAGCGAGTCGCACCCCAACAGCAACCTGCTGGACCTCAACCCCCAGAACATCAACAAGCTGTTGACGGCCCTCAACGAGTGCACAGAGTGGGGCCAGATCTTCATCCTGGACTGCCTGTCCAACTACAACCCCAAGGACGAGCGAGAAGCCCAGAG catcTGCGAGCGCGTCACCCCGCGTCTCTCGCACGCCAACTCGGCCGTGGTGCTGTCGGCCGTCAAGGTGCTGATGAAGTTCCTGGAGCTGCTGCCCAAGGACTCGGACTACTACAACACCCTGCTGAAGAAGCTGTCCCCTCCGCTGGTCACCCTGCTGTCGGGGGAGCCCGAGGTCCAGTACGTGGCCCTGCGCAACATCAACCTCATCGTCCAGAAAAG GCCGGAGATCTTGAAGCAGGAGATCAAGGTGTTCTTTGTCAAGTACAACGACCCCATCTACGTCAAACTGGAGAAGCTGGACATCATGATCCGCCTGGCCTCCCAGGCTAACATTGCCCAG GTCCTGGCCGAGCTGAAGGAGTACGCCACAGAGGTGGACGTCGACTTTGTGCGGAAGGCTGTGAGGGCCATCGGACGCTGTGCCATCAAAGTGGAG CAATCTGCCGAGCGCTGTGTGAGCACGCTGCTGGACCTGATCCAGACCAAGGTCAACTACGTCGTCCAGGAGGCAATCGTGGTCATCAGGGACATCTTCCGCAAGTACCCCAACAA gtACGAGAGCATCATCGCCACGCTCTGTGAGAACCTGGACTCCCTGGACGAACCGGACGCGCGCGCTGCCATGATCTGGATCGTGGGCGAGTACGCTGAGAGGATCGACAACGCCGACGAGCTGCTGGAGAGCTTCCTGGAGGGCTTCCACGACGAGAGCACCCAG GTCCAGCTCACCTTGCTGACCGCCATCGTCAAGCTGTTCCTCAAGAAGCCATCTGAGACTCAGGAGCTGGTGCAGCAGGTTCTAAGTCTGGCCACGCAG GATTCAGACAACCCCGACCTGCGCGACCGAGGCTACATCTACTGGCGCCTGCTCTCCACCGACCCCGTGACGGCCAAGGAGGTGGTGCTGTCGGAGAAGCCCCTGATCTCGGAGGAGACGGACCTGATCGAGCCCACCCTGCTGGACGAGCTCATCTGCCACATCGGCTCCCTGGCCTCCGTCTACCACAAGCCCCCCAACGCCTTTGTGGAGGGCAGCCACGGCATCCACCGCAAACACCTGCCCATCCAGCACGGCAG CATCGACACAGGCGAGAGCCCCGTGAGCGCGGGGCCGGCGGCCCcccaggaccagacccaggTCATCCCCTCCCAGGGAGACCTCCTCGGGGACCTGCTCAACCTGGACCTGGGGCCCCCCGTCAACGTTCCCCAGGTGTCCTCCATGCAGATGGGCGCTGTGGATCTTCTGGGAGGGGGTCTGGACAGCCTG GTGGGCCAGaacttcatcccctcctccgtTCCCAACACGTTTGCCCCGTCCCCGACCCCCGCTCCTGCGGCTCTCAGCAGCGGCCTCAGCGACCTGTTTGAGCTGTCCACAGGCATGGCCAACACAACTGGAGGCTTCGTGTCTCCCAAAGCT GTGTGGCTGCCTGCAGTGAAAGCCAAAGGGCTGGAGATCTCTGGAACATTCTCTCGCCGCCAGGGCCACATGTACATGGACATGACCTTCACCAACAAAGCCCTGCAGCACATGAGCGACTTCGCCATCCAGTTCAACAAGAATAG CTTCGGAGTGATCCCCACCACCCCGCTGGCCATTCACACTCCACTGATGCCCAGCCAGAACATCGAGGTCTCCCTGCCTCTGAACACCATCGGGCCAGTCATGAAGATGGATCCACTCAACAACCTCCAG gtggctGTTAAAAACAACATTGACGTCTTCTACTTCAGCGGGCTCATCCCTCTCAACATCTTCTTCGTGGAGGACGGCAAAATGG AGCGCCAAGTGTTCCTGGCCACCTGGAAAGACATCCCTAACGAGAACGAGCTGCAGTACCAGATCAAGGAGTGCCACCTAAACGCAG
- the ap2b1 gene encoding AP-2 complex subunit beta isoform X1 — translation MTDSKYFTTNKKGEIFELKAELNNEKKEKRKEAVKKVIAAMTVGKDVSSLFPDVVNCMQTDNLELKKLVYLYLMNYAKSQPDMAIMAVNSFVKDCEDPNPLIRALAVRTMGCIRVDKITEYLCEPLRKCLKDEDPYVRKTAAVCVAKLHDINAQMVEDQGFLDSLRDLIADSNPMVVANAVAALSEISESHPNSNLLDLNPQNINKLLTALNECTEWGQIFILDCLSNYNPKDEREAQSICERVTPRLSHANSAVVLSAVKVLMKFLELLPKDSDYYNTLLKKLSPPLVTLLSGEPEVQYVALRNINLIVQKRPEILKQEIKVFFVKYNDPIYVKLEKLDIMIRLASQANIAQVLAELKEYATEVDVDFVRKAVRAIGRCAIKVEQSAERCVSTLLDLIQTKVNYVVQEAIVVIRDIFRKYPNKYESIIATLCENLDSLDEPDARAAMIWIVGEYAERIDNADELLESFLEGFHDESTQVQLTLLTAIVKLFLKKPSETQELVQQVLSLATQDSDNPDLRDRGYIYWRLLSTDPVTAKEVVLSEKPLISEETDLIEPTLLDELICHIGSLASVYHKPPNAFVEGSHGIHRKHLPIQHGSIDTGESPVSAGPAAPQDQTQVIPSQGDLLGDLLNLDLGPPVNVPQVSSMQMGAVDLLGGGLDSLLGGDLGGGVGGSPAVGQNFIPSSVPNTFAPSPTPAPAALSSGLSDLFELSTGMANTTGGFVSPKAVWLPAVKAKGLEISGTFSRRQGHMYMDMTFTNKALQHMSDFAIQFNKNSFGVIPTTPLAIHTPLMPSQNIEVSLPLNTIGPVMKMDPLNNLQVAVKNNIDVFYFSGLIPLNIFFVEDGKMERQVFLATWKDIPNENELQYQIKECHLNADTVSGKLQNNNIYTIAKRNVEGQDMLYQSLKLTNGIWILAELRIQPGNPNYTLSLKCRAPEVSQHVYQVYDAVLKN, via the exons ATGACTGACTCAAAATATTTTACAACTAACAAAAAAG GGGAGATCTTTGAGCTGAAAGCTGAGCTGAACaatgagaagaaagagaagaggaaggaggccgTGAAGAAGGTCATTGCTGCCATGACTGTGGGCAAAGACGTCAG ctccctgTTCCCAGACGTGGTGAActgcatgcagacagacaaccTGGAGCTGAAAAAGCTGGTCTACCTGTACCTGATGAACTACGCTAAGAGCCAGCCAGACATGGCCATCATGGCTGTCAACAGCTTTGTAAAG GACTGCGAGGACCCCAACCCTCTGATCCGAGCCCTGGCCGTACGCACCATGGGCTGCATCCGCGTGGACAAGATCACCGAGTACCTGTGCGAGCCGCTGAGGAAGTGCCTGAAGGACGAGGACCCCTACGTGAGGAAGACGGCGGCCGTGTGCGTGGCCAAGCTCCACGACATCAACGCCCAGATGGTGGAGGACCAGGGCTTCCTGGACTCCCTCAGGGACCTCATTGCCGACTCCAACCCCATG GTGGTGGCCAACGCTGTCGCAGCTCTCTCTGAGATCAGCGAGTCGCACCCCAACAGCAACCTGCTGGACCTCAACCCCCAGAACATCAACAAGCTGTTGACGGCCCTCAACGAGTGCACAGAGTGGGGCCAGATCTTCATCCTGGACTGCCTGTCCAACTACAACCCCAAGGACGAGCGAGAAGCCCAGAG catcTGCGAGCGCGTCACCCCGCGTCTCTCGCACGCCAACTCGGCCGTGGTGCTGTCGGCCGTCAAGGTGCTGATGAAGTTCCTGGAGCTGCTGCCCAAGGACTCGGACTACTACAACACCCTGCTGAAGAAGCTGTCCCCTCCGCTGGTCACCCTGCTGTCGGGGGAGCCCGAGGTCCAGTACGTGGCCCTGCGCAACATCAACCTCATCGTCCAGAAAAG GCCGGAGATCTTGAAGCAGGAGATCAAGGTGTTCTTTGTCAAGTACAACGACCCCATCTACGTCAAACTGGAGAAGCTGGACATCATGATCCGCCTGGCCTCCCAGGCTAACATTGCCCAG GTCCTGGCCGAGCTGAAGGAGTACGCCACAGAGGTGGACGTCGACTTTGTGCGGAAGGCTGTGAGGGCCATCGGACGCTGTGCCATCAAAGTGGAG CAATCTGCCGAGCGCTGTGTGAGCACGCTGCTGGACCTGATCCAGACCAAGGTCAACTACGTCGTCCAGGAGGCAATCGTGGTCATCAGGGACATCTTCCGCAAGTACCCCAACAA gtACGAGAGCATCATCGCCACGCTCTGTGAGAACCTGGACTCCCTGGACGAACCGGACGCGCGCGCTGCCATGATCTGGATCGTGGGCGAGTACGCTGAGAGGATCGACAACGCCGACGAGCTGCTGGAGAGCTTCCTGGAGGGCTTCCACGACGAGAGCACCCAG GTCCAGCTCACCTTGCTGACCGCCATCGTCAAGCTGTTCCTCAAGAAGCCATCTGAGACTCAGGAGCTGGTGCAGCAGGTTCTAAGTCTGGCCACGCAG GATTCAGACAACCCCGACCTGCGCGACCGAGGCTACATCTACTGGCGCCTGCTCTCCACCGACCCCGTGACGGCCAAGGAGGTGGTGCTGTCGGAGAAGCCCCTGATCTCGGAGGAGACGGACCTGATCGAGCCCACCCTGCTGGACGAGCTCATCTGCCACATCGGCTCCCTGGCCTCCGTCTACCACAAGCCCCCCAACGCCTTTGTGGAGGGCAGCCACGGCATCCACCGCAAACACCTGCCCATCCAGCACGGCAG CATCGACACAGGCGAGAGCCCCGTGAGCGCGGGGCCGGCGGCCCcccaggaccagacccaggTCATCCCCTCCCAGGGAGACCTCCTCGGGGACCTGCTCAACCTGGACCTGGGGCCCCCCGTCAACGTTCCCCAGGTGTCCTCCATGCAGATGGGCGCTGTGGATCTTCTGGGAGGGGGTCTGGACAGCCTG cTCGGGGGAGACCTGGGAGGAGGTGTTGGGGGAAGTCCAGCA GTGGGCCAGaacttcatcccctcctccgtTCCCAACACGTTTGCCCCGTCCCCGACCCCCGCTCCTGCGGCTCTCAGCAGCGGCCTCAGCGACCTGTTTGAGCTGTCCACAGGCATGGCCAACACAACTGGAGGCTTCGTGTCTCCCAAAGCT GTGTGGCTGCCTGCAGTGAAAGCCAAAGGGCTGGAGATCTCTGGAACATTCTCTCGCCGCCAGGGCCACATGTACATGGACATGACCTTCACCAACAAAGCCCTGCAGCACATGAGCGACTTCGCCATCCAGTTCAACAAGAATAG CTTCGGAGTGATCCCCACCACCCCGCTGGCCATTCACACTCCACTGATGCCCAGCCAGAACATCGAGGTCTCCCTGCCTCTGAACACCATCGGGCCAGTCATGAAGATGGATCCACTCAACAACCTCCAG gtggctGTTAAAAACAACATTGACGTCTTCTACTTCAGCGGGCTCATCCCTCTCAACATCTTCTTCGTGGAGGACGGCAAAATGG AGCGCCAAGTGTTCCTGGCCACCTGGAAAGACATCCCTAACGAGAACGAGCTGCAGTACCAGATCAAGGAGTGCCACCTAAACGCAG
- the LOC134039485 gene encoding unconventional myosin-XIX — MNFDKSQRTGYGHEGKVRGVRKKSRSHRHSLNDSLEGEVKAFLIDEGQLHTYDDLTKVNPVTPSTVLKCLQARYSAKVFYTHAGCTLVALNPFQPIPDLYSLDVMKEYHCAAQPQEFKPHIFIVAEEAYRNVQGQVEPMNQSLVVSGESGAGKTWTSRCLMKYYATVAASSSVTKSHGTVGRIEKRVLDSNPIMEAFGNACTLRNNNSSRFGKYIQLQLNRSQLLVGASVQTYLLEKTRVAGQPASERNFHIFYQMMKGATNEQRMEWRMPCDQRFAWLPNAENTLEEDCFQETVEAMVHFGIDAERRGQIFTILAGLLHLGNVNFCSSLDESQPCDLEEQSKGFLQKTAALLCVPEEELQACLRVRALRAGKQSALLKPCSLSECSVRRDCLAKVIYAQLFEWLVTFINNSICADKSTWCNFIGLLDVYGFECFQLNNLEQLCINYANEKLQQHFVAHYLKAQQEEYIAEGLEWSFVKYQDNQGCLNLIEGYPTGVFSLLNEECRLNRVSDAKQFRARLEKELSDNTNVSWDKFSKQPHFTVAHYAGKVSYQIEGMMEKNKDPVPSEILQLLQQSGNPLLHQLFADRDTENEATRGLSKVVTVVSKFKNSLESLMKILHTTTPHYTRCIKPNPDCRPLTFKKEEVIMQLEACGIVETIHISAAGFPIRIPYTSFMQRYGLISNSSQNGLGASNKDNLGSAVADVLGVVLESHTIDPARDVDSEPHSTLVHCGRTKVFLTQAMLDLMEEHRDRVLSQKAFSIQCCWRRHCQRRRHARRRAAVLIQAVVRSWLVRKTVQRWQRAATVIQTNWRKWRALMDALAEAELDDAEDLQEEEDLPALDPILRERGSVQLSSFQEPVIVRGWPMGLALASAPTITVSMTATGFQKMMSVMALLNMPLNRGEYRVETNQFKQGVASIRAQPRGPVKLHFQRSPLLYADMHPAQQFDGVTGFNQILLENN, encoded by the exons ATGAATTTTGACAAGAGCCAGCGCACGGGATATGGACACGAGGGAAAG GTGAGAGGGGTCAGGAAGAAGAGCCGTTCCCATCGCCATTCTCTCAATGACTCTCTGGAAGGAGAGGTTAAGGCGTTTCTCATAGATGAGGGTCAGCTCCACACCTATGATGACCTTACCAAGGTAAACCCGGTAACCCCATCAACAG TTCTGAAATGCCTGCAAGCAAGGTATAGTGCTAAGGTGTTCTACACCCATGCTGGGTGCACTCTGGTGGCTCTCAACCCCTTCCAGCCCATCCCAGACCTCTACTCTCTGGATGTGATGAAGGAGTACCACTGTGCTGCTCAGCCTCAG GAGTTCAAACCCCACATCTTCATTGTGGCAGAAGAGGCCTATCGAAATGTGCAGGGCCAAGTGGAACCCATGAACCAGTCCCTGGTGGTCAGTGGTGAGAGTGGAGCAGGAAAG ACCTGGACCTCGCGATGCTTGATGAAGTACTACGCGACGGTGGCAGCCTCTTCCTCAGTGACGAAGAGCCACGGCACAGTGGGGAGGATTGAGAAGAGGGTGCTGGACTCCAATCCCATCATGGAAGCATTTG GCAATGCCTGCACACTacgaaacaacaacagcagccggTTTGGAAAGTACATCCAGCTCCAACTCAACAG GTCCCAGCTGCTAGTGGGGGCGTCAGTGCAAACATACCTACTGGAGAAGACCAGGGTAGCTGGCCAACCAGCCAGTGAGAGGAACTTCCACATTTTTTACCAG ATGATGAAAGGAGCTACCAATGAACAGAGGATGGAGTGGAGGATGCCATGTGACCAACGTTTTGCCTGGCTCCCAAATGCGGAAAATACACTTGAAG AAGATTGTTTTCAAGAGACCGTCGAGGCGATGGTGCACTTTGGCATCGAtgctgagaggaggggacaaATATTCACG ATATTAGCAGGTCTTCTTCATTTGGGCAATGTGAATTTCTGCTCCTCGTTGGACGAATCGCAGCCATGCGACCTAGAGGAGCAATCCAAAG GTTTCCTCCAGAAGACGGCTGCCCTCCTGTGTGTCCCCGAGGAGGAGCTCCAGGCGTGCCTGAGGGTGAGGGCCCTGAGGGCGGGGAAGCAGAGTGCCCTCCTCAAGCCCTGCTCCCTGTCAGAGTGCAGCGTCAGGAGAGACTGCCTGGCCAAGGTCATCTATGCCCA GTTGTTTGAATGGTTGGTTACATTCATCAACAACAGCATCTGTGCAGATAAATCCACTTGGTGCAATTTCATAG GTCTGCTGGATGTCTATGGGTTTGAATGCTTCCAACTCAACAACCTGGAGCAGCTTTGTATCAACTACGCCAATGAGAAATTGCAGCAGCACTTTGTCGCCCATTATCTCAAAGCTCAACAG GAAGAGTATATTGCTGAAGGGCTGGAGTGGTCCTTTGTCAAGTACCAGGATAACCAGGGCTGTCTGAATCTCATTGAGGGATACCCCACAggcgtgttctctctcctcaatGAG GAATGTCGTCTCAATCGGGTATCGGATGCCAAGCAGTTCAGGGCGCGTCTGGAGAAGGAGCTCTCGGACAATACGAACGTGAGCTGGGACAAGTTCAGCAAGCAGCCCCATTTCACGGTGGCCCACTATGCCGGGAAGGTCAGCTACCAGATTGAGGGCATGATGGAGAAGAACAAG GACCCAGTCCCCTCAGAGATCCTCCAGCTGCTTCAGCAGTCAGGGAACCCCCTGCTCCACCAGCTGTTCGCTGACAGAGACACGGAGAACGAGGCCACCAGAGGGCTTAGCAAAGTGGTCACTGTGGTCTCCAAGTTTAAG AATTCTCTGGAAAGTCTGATGAAGATCCTACACACCACCACTCCTCACTATACCCGCTGCATCAAGCCTAACCCGGACTGCAGACCGTTGACTTTCAAaaaggaggag GTTATTATGCAACTGGAGGCTTGTGGAATTGTGGAGACCATACACATTAGTGCGGCAGGCTTTCCAATCAG AATTCCCTACACAAGTTTCATGCAACGCTATGGACTGATTTCCAACTCAAGTCAGAATG GCTTGGGCGCTTCCAACAAGGACAATCTTGGCTCAGCAGTGGCGGATGTTCTCGGAGTGGTGTTAGAAAGCCACACCATTGACCCGGCGCGGGATGTTGACAGTGAGCCACACAGCACCCTGGTGCACTGTGGGAGGACCAAAGTGTTTCTGACGCAGGCCATG CTGGACCTCATGGAGGAGCACAGGGACCGGGTGTTGTCCCAGAAGGCCTTCTCTATCCAGTGCTGCTGGCGCCGGCACTGCCAGCGCAGACGGCATGCTCGGAGACGAGCTGCTGTCCTGATCCAAGCAG TGGTGCGGTCCTGGCTGGTGAGGAAGACAGTCCAGAGATGGCAGAGGGCAGCCACGGTCATTCAGACCAACTGGAGGAAATGGAGG GCACTGATGGACGCCCTGGCTGAGGCGGAGCTGGATGATGCCGAAGAcctccaggaagaggaggatctgCCGGCGTTGGACCCAATCCTCAGGGAGAGAGGCTCTGTGCAGCTCTCCAGCTTCCAGGAGCCGGTCATCGTGCGAGGCTGGCCCATGGGTCTGGCTCTGGCTTCCGCCCCGACCATCACCGTGTCCATGACAGCCACAGGGTTCCAGAAGATGATGTCTGTGATGGCACTACTCAACATGCCCCTTAACAGAGGGGAATACAGGGTGGAGACGAATCAATTCAAACAGGGGGTGGCCTCTATCAGAGCTCAGCCCAGG GGGCCTGTTAAGCTCCACTTCCAGAGATCTCCACTACTCTACGCGGATATGCACCCAGCACAGCAGTTTGATGGCGTGACAGGTTTTAACCAAATCCTGCTAGAAAACAACTGA
- the pigw gene encoding phosphatidylinositol-glycan biosynthesis class W protein yields MSQRELKEAFVSNLSGTSLGEVVMGSFLAPLCIISRGLILIQYHQSMGALPLPWMGHLILDFFTIILPLVLSCTILSDVLHLVIMALAVVVIGVLFHIYRHRTPPCVEHFPDAIKRFLQSHVQCNQVPFVTIFRVLVNVKTAISILAVDFSVFPRRYAKTETYGTGVMDFGVGAYVLANALVCPEARGKEAKGSKLGHVLKQILSVWPLVILGMVRLASVKMTGYHEHVSEYGVHWNFFFTLAIVRVVATVLLAVFPLSWSGLLALLIGGLYQFTLETGLKSFIIHNSDRTGFLQANKEGIFSVMGYIAIYMAGVHIALYVMRPRTQVKDWLRLIGHFLVGSCVLYTALYICQTYIDPVSRRMANMSFCLWTIAQSLFFMSCLATADMMLVFLKIVSHCSLVPSSWNPYQKDTAEDKTKTMEGLCLIQAVSRNQLLFFMLANVMTGLTNMIMDTFSGSDTFSVCVLLLYMFTNSFVIFILHLCKVTVKFW; encoded by the coding sequence ATGTCTCAGCGGGAATTGAAGGAGGCATTTGTGAGCAATCTCAGTGGGACCAGCCTCGGAGAAGTGGTGATGGGTTCCTTTCTTGCCCCATTGTGCATAATCAGTAGAGGACTCATTTTGATCCAGTATCATCAGAGCATGGGCGCACTACCACTTCCCTGGATGGGCCACCTCATTCTGGACTTCTTCACGATTATACTTCCCCTCGTCCTGTCATGCACTATTCTAAGTGACGTTCTTCATCTAGTTATCATGGCCTTAGCAGTTGTTGTGATTGGTGTACTTTTCCATATTTACCGCCACAGAACCCCTCCTTGTGTTGAGCACTTCCCAGATGCCATCAAGAGATTCCTGCAGAGCCATGTTCAGTGTAACCAAGTCCCCTTTGTGACCATCTTTAGAGTGCTTGTCAATGTAAAGACGGCCATAAGTATTTTGGCAGTAGACTTTAGTGTGTTCCCCAGGCGTTATGCCAAAACAGAGACCTATGGGACAGGGGTCATGGACTTTGGTGTTGGAGCGTATGTCCTTGCAAATGCACTGGTCTGTCCAGAAGCACGGGGAAAGGAAGCTAAAGGATCCAAATTAGGTCACGTTCTTAAACAGATTTTGTCAGTCTGGCCTCTGGTTATCCTTGGCATGGTCAGGTTAGCGAGTGTCAAAATGACTGGTTACCATGAGCATGTGTCAGAATATGGTGTACACTGGAACTTTTTCTTCACCCTAGCTATAGTCAGAGTGGTGGCCACTGTGCTCTTGGCTGTGTTCCCTCTCAGTTGGTCAGGGCTCCTGGCCCTGCTTATTGGTGGCCTTTACCAGTTTACCCTTGAAACCGGACTCAAGTCTTTTATCATTCATAACAGTGATCGCACAGGCTTTCTACAAGCCAACAAGgaaggcatattttcagttatggGATACATAGCTATTTACATGGCTGGTGTGCATATTGCACTGTACGTGATGCGTCCTCGAACACAAGTGAAAGACTGGCTCAGATTGATCGGTCATTTCTTGGTGGGAAGTTGTGTACTGTATACTGCTTTGTACATATGTCAGACATATATAGACCCAGTGTCTCGGAGAATGGCCAATATGTCCTTCTGCTTATGGACCATTGCCCAGTCTTTATTTTTCATGTCCTGTCTAGCTACTGCTGATATGATGTTGGTGTTTTTGAAAATAGTATCACACTGTTCCCTGGTTCCATCCTCATGGAATCCATATCAAAAAGACACCGCTGAGGACAAAACTAAAACAATGGAAGGACTTTGTCTCATTCAAGCTGTCAGTCGTAATCAGTTGTTATTTTTTATGCTAGCAAATGTAATGACAGGATTGACCAACATGATAATGGACACTTTTAGTGGCAGTGAtaccttttctgtgtgtgttttgcttttATACATGTTCACAAACAGCTTTGTGATATTCATTTTACATCTCTGTAAAGTCACTGTGAAATTTTGGTAA